tcgTTGTTGCGGCGTTTTGGTGCTAATGTATGCACTTGTTCAGGTGTTGCCGGTTCAGGACACATCTAGTTCCCGCTTTCGTCGCCGGTGAAGCAAGTGAATATAGCGGATGGCTACACTTTAACTTATTATTTAGTTATCTCTATCTTTTAATTGCCACACttactaataatttattaaatGAAATGTGAGCGTGTTACTTACTTTCCGCCTTCAAAAGATTGAATGATATCTCTGGATCAGGTAAAGGAAGTGAGATGTCTTCTTTCTTGCAATTGTTCATATTTCTCGTATGTGTAGCATGACGTACATATTTATGTTGgaaattatttttttgattATGCATGAGCTTGTTGCCGTAATGTCTACTTTTCCGAAGTATTGGAATCTTGAATTAAGAAGTGAAGTGAGCTAGATACATCGCTTTGTAGTTGTTCTTTATTGTAATATGCAATTCTTGAAGTATTATGCATATTTTGGAGATTATGTTGTTGGCTATGTATGAAGCATATCATAAACATGGCATCTTGCATTGGAAGTTTTGTCACCGTCTTATGGCCACGACCGTACTAATACAACACCGTATGTTACCCGAGAAGGGGTACTGTGCACACTCTTACATTActcgaggaggggtaagggtgaggaagagcatgacATATGCATTCATATTGATGTCTTTACTTTAATCGTTTCGATGTCATTCTTATGTTGCAAGGAAGTTTTTAATACTATTTTGGTTAATACTGCTATGGTGAAACATAGCTAGCGGATGATAGCATGTGGTCGTTGTTGTATTGTCAAGCTTAATCATGTTTTTCAGATAATGTTAACATGTTCAGCTTAATCTTTGTTAAAAATGAATGTTTAATCAACTATAgataaatagcttgttaaaacaattcacttgctgagattttcgaacaTTACCCTTTCTATCTTTCCAGGTACGCTTTGAGGTGACGTCGAGCATACGGGATGGGTAGCAGCACGACCTACATGACCACCTTCACTCTTTTGTCCTTTTGGTTGTAAATGTTAGTTTGATGTCTCTTAGTCGTTTTGATGTCAATTTGTCCCGTTGTGGTATAGTTGTATGTTTGAGGCATGTTCATCTTGCTAGGATGCTTATTACTGTTAatgtgatgatatttttttatctctcatTCTGTGGTGGTTGGTCAGATATACCTCTAATTACGGGGGAGATGCTGCCGAATTTTTCTTTAGGGTTTTGCGATCTTGTATGCTAGTTTGGTGGCCACTACGAGCTTGTGGTGGTCcctagggtgttacaataaTGTGTCAAGGGTACAAGTGTAGATTGTGCAGTTCCATGTGTGAGTCAAGGATAGTTTAGGTTTATCACTCTAGTCTTGAGTCCCCCTTGTGTGTCCTCTTGTACTATATGCATCCCTTTTGGAGGCTGCTCAATACAATTGTACAGTTCAGAGTTTATTTCTCTCCTCCTCCACTTAAGTTAACATGCTAAACCTTATATACCCCTTTCTTTTAACACAACAGTTGGGTTAATGCACCTTTTCAATCAACATACACTTAATTTATGCTtgagaaaaagtattttgaactTAAATTTTGTGTAGTTAAAAAAAGACAAGGTTATGATTGCACAAACCTAAAGAGGGATTCGATAGTTAGCATACACATCAAATGTAGTCTTTCAATATACCTTGTTAAGGAACTCCAAGAAGCCCTCTTTGATAAAGTTTTTAGCAATAGATCCATAAGCATCCTGGATAACAAGGGTTCCTCCACAATTGGCTCTGGAGCAgaatttgataattttataaaattaaggCCTATCACAATGCTGACATGCAAAATGAATTAAAATATGTTTACTTCTGTTTGGTGAAAGTAACTACTTACCTTTGACCGGAGAGGTGAAATGTCATTTGCTTCCATAGAGACCCACCTTTACCACCCATGAATGAAAAACGTGCCCTATTCTGCAAGCAGCAACAGTTCAAACAAAGACGAAAATGATCATTAGCTCACAAAAGTTAACACACTATTTCcatgagaaaagaaaataagctgTATCTGATAACTTGACACATCTCCAACTTTCTTCACTGATTGCATCTCAATTCATGTAGATGAAAACAAATATATTACTCAGATCTTTTTTGTCGTAATTATTTTCTACTCAGTCAATCTTTTTTGTCTCGTTTATTTTTTGCTCACTTAAATTCCTTACATCTATGAACGTCCAATATTCCAATGATTTGTTCACAGCATCAAATCATAGTCCCATCAAGCTTCAACAGCAGATGGTAGTCTATACAGTAAAATTATATGGATGATCAATCAAGTGTAAGCTAACTGAGCACCTGATCAACTGATGAGCTATCCAGCCAAAATGTGTCTTCActattttgatgaccaaaaACCACTGCAAATATGTCTTCAGAGCCAACTGTGGGACAGAGGAAGTTATCAATCTTCTTCCATCGCAACCGTAAATACTTCTTCTCACTGGATCTCTTTGCAAGCATGCAGAATCGACCTTCAGCCCCAACAAGATCCCGAAATTCCAGTCTTTCAGTATGTAACAAGTTCTTCAGAACAGAATTGCGTTGTTCTGCAGAATCGACCTGAGGAACAATAGGGATGTCAACTATGATGGATTGTAAAGGAGATAATGCGCGAAATACTTCATCATAGATAGTAATTGAGATTTTTCCAGTTTACCAATAGTGTGAACCTTTCTTTCATGAAGCCACGATGAGCGCAATCCAGAATCACTTGTCATCTTCTTAAAGTTTTGAAAAATCTGTCTTCCATAGTGAGTAGCAACGCTCTCTGGATGAAACTGGGTCAAAAAGGCAATCCTGAGTAAGAACAATTAACAACAATCAAGAAAACATCTCATAGGAGAAACAAGGATACCTGCACTCCATAGTGAGGCCTGCTAGAGTGCCTGATGCCCATGATAACCTTGCTGCTATCTGACTCACTAGCATTGCTTCTATTGGATAGTTGCCCACCACTGTTACTGCACTCTGGAGGGTCTTCCATGAAGAAATCGTCCAATGATCCCAAGATGGTACTAGTACTAACATTAGTCATATCACTTTCCAGGAAGGAGAGCATTTTTGGAGAAGCAGTCCATGCGATTGATATAAGATCATCAGGTAGAGAGCCTGCTTCTATTACTAGTGAATGATAGCGCACTACCTGAAAGTAACACCAGTAAGTACAGGGTCCTTTGCATTGCTTATGGAAGCAAAGGCTGAAACCCAAATGTCAAGGCATGGGACTAGTGATATGAGAGGTACACTAACCTTGAACCCAGAGTTTCTACCTGACGGGACACGATTAAAGAGGTAGCATCCATCGTGCTCAATTTCACTGATACGACAAAGAGGATTGTCAAATCATTCGTAAACTGTAAGGATAGCAAGAATTTACCACTCCTAAGAAAAAAATTGTCCGTGTAATAGAGTTCAAGGTCTTGCCTAAGTCGCCCGTGTATAGCTTCAGGAGCGTGAACAATCTTAGCACCATGTACAAATCCCAGGGCCTGCAATGATCAAACACAAAGGTCATTCCAGCGAAGTTCCTGCCACATGATccatatatatttctttctcaagACTGATCCAAAATAAGTCCACAAGGAGAACACTAGAATGGGAATGTGGAAACCACCTGGTGGCCAAGGCAGACACCCAGGATGGGTAtatctccacactccaaaagtATCCGCAGACATACACCTGAAACGCAAACATACACCAGATTAGTATTAAAATGCACAAACACCGCTCTTTGCTACGATACAACTGAACCGAAGAATGATTTGCGCTCGCCTATGTCCCCGGGGCATGCCGGAGATCCAGGGCCAGGCGAAATGACGATGTTGTCGAAGGCCCTCTCCTTGTACACCCGGTTGAACACGTCCCTCCACGTCCATTCGTCGTTGCGCGCGACCACGGGCGGCACTGGAGACACGAGCCCTCGTCAGTCTCGCCAAACCAATCCGCCGAAATGAGCACCACGCCGCCGCTCACGCAGCGCAGCAACTGGCTTacagatagattttttttttactcaccGCCGTTGACGACGGAGAGCTCCTGGAAGATGTTGTAGGTGTAGCTGTCATAGTTGTCGATCAGGAGCGTCCTCACCAGCggcgcctcctccacctccggcGTCCCCTCCCCCTTCGCCAGCCGCGCCGCGAGTCGGCGCGGGGGACGGAGCCGACGTGCGGAGGCAGAGGCGGAGGGAGGCAGCGGGGcccacctcgccgccggcggggcAGGGAGGCGGAGGGTGGCcatcgcggcggcgggcgcggaggATCCgggagggaaaagaagagaaaaggcgCCTCCTTTTTTCTGAGGTGGTGGTTTGTTCGGTGAGGAGAGGAGGGCTTCGTTTTTTATTGGGTGATCGGAGTGCGCTTTTTTGTCGACCTCAATTCCTATCGTCTCGGCGGGCGTGCCCATCGCCGTTACCGTCGGCGACTCCAGCCGCTGCGGCGGCGACCAGATTCCAAACACGAGGAAACGATGACATGGTTGCTACTCTCCACATAGAAAATTAGGAAGGGTAGTAGCAGATTCgacttcaaaaatatattttttgcagTGTAATTTACAATGTTCTAGAAATACGGTACATTGGAACTTAAAGTTAGGTTACGTTCGGGATATGATATCGCCGTTCAAACCCTGAACTACCTGTAACTAGGGGGTCTGAAAAAGAACTGGAGGCAATTATTTGAGTGTCAAACCTGTCACGGTAGACGGTTCACCCTGTTTTTTGCATTTCTTTCGTCTATTATCTTATTATTTAAGTGTTAAAAGTAACATTTATGTTCACCAACCAGATCAAAAAATTaacatattaataaaaaaagaaaaatatctagatcACTTATTATTATAAACATTTAATTGTCTAGATTAAACAAAGAGcacatatcaaatacaattgaTACACAGCCAAaatcgaaattaaaaattatgaaaaattctatccgatttccatacggtttagaaagcaaaatatctaaataaaaagttaaaaaataaaataaaataataattgaaattgctgctaaatagaaaaaaaaagatccatatcaaatgtttgttttagttttagattaTGAGAATTTAGTTCAGGCTATAGAATTCATAGAACTCCTTCCCACCAGATTGTGGATGGTAGAATTTCGTAATACAATTTGACTTTGTGGATTATGAGAATCAACTTTTATATTATGActgtttgtttttgcttttactTTTAGGTAGAacaataatcaaaataaaaaacaaaagagtCATAGTCctagaaaaaatcaaatacctaaataaagaatcCATGATATCGAATACAAtttataaataactaaatttgaaattaaaaattataaaaaattaacaatTCGATTTCCATTGGGatgcaaaatatctaaataaagagttcaaataaagtaaaataaataaaattgaaattggggttagaatagaaaaaagaatgatccatatcaaatatagttttagaaaaaaaaaatcaaattattataaaaatcgagtacttaaataaagagtctatatAAAATACAAGTAATCAATAGAGCGTAGCACAAGATCATTATATCAGGTAAGCGTCAAGGCAAGCCACAAGTCGTAGAATATAATTAGTCAATAAGGGACACTGGAGCTAAGCTTAGGACGCGTACCTCGCAATTGCAGCCATAAGAAGATGAGGAGCTACATTTGACTTAATTTATTGGGAAAGTTAAAAAATTAACAATAAATTTGTTGCACAGAACGATATAATAATGTAAGTAAACGACATAAGAAGTCACAACCACAAATTAAAGATAGTGGAGCCCACATCTACAAATGATACCTACAAGATTAATATGATATAATGCAACCGGTAAGAGCTAGACTTAAGCTAGACAACTTGCAGTCACAGCGGCAAGCGAGCAAATAGTATGATTTATGTCATTGTATGATCGAGGCATGCCTTTACAACTATATTTAACTGAAATGTTATATAAATTTAGTAATTAGATAATAGatttatataaatatgaatTTACAATCAAAGTGAGTACATAAAACTAACGAGTACACATAACTAGCCGAGTAAATAcactaattataaataattttctctttctctaacataattttatctcttttttcaATCTTATGTGtcttgtaactaaatgacactaacatCGTTAAACAAAGCTAAAGAgattaaattttaataaaaaattatcataataaaatattataacgaAGCTAAGCATATTATTATTAACGTGATTATCTTGCTAGTTTGAAGTGAAGCAAAGGGAAGTTTGGTGCTCCAACCTGCTATGCTTATACATGGGCCCATGGCAAATTGGCAACTAATCTTGTTTGTTGCTTTATGCACCTACCGATATCACACCAACTCCCTGACGACAAATTGCTTACCAAATGATTTGATTCTGTGATTACATCAGCTTCTGTTCTATGGCTGGTCCATAGGACAACATGATTTGGAGCTTCCAGGTCAGCCATTTGCACTTCTTATTTTCGTTTCCAGAGCTCAGATAACGAAACCGCAGAGGGGTACAGAAGAAGAGTAACACTGCACCAATAATTGGCTGTAATACTACtacatattcttctttacatcaGCACTTTAAGCTGGAGAAGTTGCAAGCAAACCACCATCTGATACCCATGACAAGAAGTCCCTCTACAGGCATATCTACCCTCGATAAAGTATAAAACTGCAGATACGAAAATGGAGAAGTTCTTTTGCTTCTCTTCGAGGGGGAGAGAAACCCCAGAAATGCCCCTAGGAGTAGGATTTATCTTCTCTAGCTCTCTTTCTCTGATGCTTGCTGAAGAAGAGAAGCCTTGCTGACAAATCTCCCCTGcgaaaacaaaaacacaaacacCTTTAGAAACTGGCATATGGTATTTGGCGGAACAATGTGGTTTTGCTGCTGCAAAAATCATCTCCTCAGGAGTTAGTTCTGGTACTTGCCTTGACCCGAGGTCGATAGTATCGACTCTTATTCGAGAGGAGGGGAGTGCACTGCTTCTGCTTGTGCTGCATTTTTAGGATGTCGCCTTCCCTGATAACACCACTAGCACCATTCTCTTGAAACAGATCATTGTCTGCATGTTTAACCTGCAATGGAAGTTAAACACTTGTCagtaagaaaaatattttcttcagGTAAAAGTGAACGTAAGAGATGAATGGAATGCTAACAATGTTGTGGCGTAAGTGGGCTTCAGCATGTTGATGTAATCCACAAGGCTAGAACATGGTGGTTAGTATTAATGATTAGGGAAAATTACAAAAACCCACTTGCATGTCAGGGAGGTTTCATTTACACTCACAAGAACTTTCAGTTCAGTTTTACACCTGCAATTTAAAGCGTTTTTAGATACGCCCTTAGATCCATATGTCACTTTGACTATCACACGTGTGCGCCATGACCGTGGATCCTGCCGTGTGGCCTCCGTTGGCTCGTCCAATGTGGCCTCTACTGCATCGCTCCCCTCCCAACTCCCGACCTCATCGCCCCAACGCCACTTTGCCCAGCGTCGATCATTTGCCAAGCGCTGAACTGGCCAATGCCGATCATCAACCCAGCGCAGAGGATCTGATCGCGCTGATCGGGTCAGCTCGGGCTGATCGCCGAGAGCTATGGAGATGAGCCAATCCGCACGACCGCCACGCTGGATGAGCCAACGGAGGCCACGCAACAAGACCCGCGGTCATGTGGCGCACGCGTGTGACAGTCAAAGCGACATATGGATCCAAGCGGGTATCTGAAAACACTTTAAATTTGCAAGTGTAAGACTAAACTAAAAATTCTTGTAGGTGGGTAAATGAAAACCCCCCTGTCATGCAAATGGGgcttttgcaattttccctaATAATTATATGGAACAACACTAGAGTCATATACCATTTGGCAGTACAAGAATCATCCAAAAATGGACAGTTTAAGGTAAATCTAAAGCAGTTGATCATTAACCTGAGATATTTGGTGCTCCTAGAAACTAGAAGGCAGCTCGATAAAACCTGAAGTCATGTATTTCCCGAAAATACAACAGCTGAAATATTTTTGCCATTTGCTAGGGAAATTTGCAGAAAGGTCAAGTTGGCTAGAGTGCGTTGCGGTACCTCTGCCTGTGACCCCAAGACCACCAATTCAAGCCCAACCACTCTTCAAAACGGAACTGGGCATGCATACATGCCTTAAGGTATCTAATGGACCATTGTTGCAACATTGGGATTAGCTATCTATCACTGATTAAAATGGTTCCAATAAACTGCAATTGTTAGGAAAGCTCAGTCACTCACATGAGAGTTTACTTAAATTAGGAACATTTCCACAAATAATACATAAAAATCTGAAAGttagttgttggatgatcatttttctTCTACTTCTTCCATTGAATTGGAAACTGCAAATAAGAGCTAACAAGGGCTAAATTTGGTATAAAGATTCAATTGAAAGAAAAGGTCCATTTGGAATTTTCTTCTACTTCTTCCATTCACTCGGTAGAATCAGGTATCGGGGAAGGTAAATCCTGGGGTATTCTACTTGTCATATTCACAAATTTCGCAGAAATAAATTTTCTCCTGGAGGAGA
The sequence above is drawn from the Phragmites australis chromosome 10, lpPhrAust1.1, whole genome shotgun sequence genome and encodes:
- the LOC133931379 gene encoding probable aminodeoxychorismate synthase, chloroplastic — encoded protein: MGTPAETIGIEVDKKAHSDHPIKNEALLSSPNKPPPQKKGGAFSLLFPPGSSAPAAAMATLRLPAPPAARWAPLPPSASASARRLRPPRRLAARLAKGEGTPEVEEAPLVRTLLIDNYDSYTYNIFQELSVVNGVPPVVARNDEWTWRDVFNRVYKERAFDNIVISPGPGSPACPGDIGVCLRILLECGDIPILGVCLGHQALGFVHGAKIVHAPEAIHGRLSEIEHDGCYLFNRVPSGRNSGFKVVRYHSLVIEAGSLPDDLISIAWTASPKMLSFLESDMTNVSTSTILGSLDDFFMEDPPECSNSGGQLSNRSNASESDSSKVIMGIRHSSRPHYGVQFHPESVATHYGRQIFQNFKKMTSDSGLRSSWLHERKVDSAEQRNSVLKNLLHTERLEFRDLVGAEGRFCMLAKRSSEKKYLRLRWKKIDNFLCPTVGSEDIFAVVFGHQNSEDTFWLDSSSVDQNRARFSFMGGKGGSLWKQMTFHLSGQRANCGGTLVIQDAYGSIAKNFIKEGFLEFLNKEIQSIQYNEKDYEGLPFDFHGGFVGYLGYGLKVECDASSNKAKSSTPDACFFFADNVAVVDHSNGDVYILSLHDELSSSNGDGICRNSTHASWLVEAEKRLLRLGAIASALPINGNALVRSSNLNKQSFIVEKSKDQYIRDVQSCLDYIRDGESYELCLTTQMKRRIGYIDALQLYLKLRKQNPAPYAAWLNFSSEDLSICCSSPERFLRLDRNGILEAKPIKGTIARGRTPEEDECLRLQLKYSEKDQAENLMIVDLLRNDLGKVCEPGSVHVPRLMDVESYKTVHTMVSTIRGTKKSNLSPIDCVKAAFPGGSMTGAPKVRSMEILDSLENSPRGVYSGSIGFFSYNHTFDLNIVIRTVILHDGEASVGAGGAIVALSDPEAEYNEMMLKAKAPTKVVEDCSQIMYNSDRSDSMQTTIS